Proteins co-encoded in one Rattus rattus isolate New Zealand chromosome 5, Rrattus_CSIRO_v1, whole genome shotgun sequence genomic window:
- the LOC116900787 gene encoding WAP four-disulfide core domain protein 15B-like produces the protein MKLLSLPLLTVTILLCCNMAQAIFWRKKALSKPGFCPEFHLPCPFVLVPKCWRDRGCSGSLKCCFYYCQMRCVVPWDSSD, from the exons ATGAAGCTGCTTAGCCTCCCTCTCCTCACAGTGACCATTCTTCTCTGCTGCAACATGGCTCAGGCTATATTCTGGAGGAAGAAGG CTTTATCCAAACCTGGCTTTTGCCCAGAGTTTCATCTTCCCTGCCCTTTTGTCCTCGTGCCCAAATGCTGGCGTGATAGAGGCTGCAGTGGCTCCCTAAAGTGTTGCTTCTACTACTGTCAGATGCGCTGTGTGGTTCCATGGGACAGTTCGGATTAG